The following coding sequences are from one Lolium rigidum isolate FL_2022 chromosome 6, APGP_CSIRO_Lrig_0.1, whole genome shotgun sequence window:
- the LOC124667438 gene encoding uncharacterized protein LOC124667438 has protein sequence MSHRRRRPSSPPQVPAHPLEDDALLHDILLRLPPQPPYLLRASIVSKRWRRLATDPKFLRRFRVHHGKPPLLGDFSYEAGPFAFRSTLDPPYRIPPRRLSPRPDGSGSEGWACLDCRHGRVLFDDCRRRRVIVWDPITDDRCALAYPQQFRDSGIVQIHSGAVLCAAGDQGHVHGACHSSPFKLVGLSAWHHNDVASIFASVYSSETGVWSDLVSTTLPRKGINLLSHSALVGNTLHWLITTNSILEFDLVAQTLAVTKRPLGAPPRHDNVQITRSEDGGVGFAALTGSRYDPCLQMWDRKVDSDGAATWVLRKTVELQKILGLDSMIEKKKASILHYLDDVHAIFLRVDSSVYMVQLESMQSKELFKSIHNCIYRHFTSFWTEGVFSSLRPKQLITQ, from the exons atgagccaccgccgccgccggccctcctcgccgccgcaggtACCGGCGCATCCGCTGGAGGACGACGCCCTCCTCCACGACATCTtgctccgcctcccgccgcagcCGCCCTACCTCCTGCGCGCGTCCATCGTCTCCAAGCGCTGGCGACGCCTCGCCACCGACCCCAAgttcctccgccgcttccgcgTCCACCACGGGAAGCCTCCCCTCCTCGGCGACTTCTCGTACGAAGCAGGACCATTCGCCTTCAGATCCACCCTCGACCCGCCCTACCGCATCCCTCCCCGCCGCCTCTCCCCGCGGCCGGACGGCAGCGGCAGCGAGGGATGGGCGTGCCTGGACTGCCGCCACGGACGCGTACTCTTCGACGACTGTAGGCGGAGGCGGGTCATCGTGTGGGACCCCATCACCGACGACCGCTGCGCCCTAGCCTACCCGCAACAGTTCCGCGACTCCGGGATTGTGCAAATCCACAGCGGGGCGGTGCTCTGCGCCGCCGGCGACCAGGGCCACGTGCATGGCGCCTGCCACTCGAGCCCTTTCAAACTGGTCGGGCTGAGCGCTTGGCACCACAATGATGTAGCCAGCATCTTCGCAAGTGTCTACTCTTCCGAGACTGGCGTATGGAGTGATCTCGTATCAACAACGCTTCCACGGAAGGGTATAAATCTTTTGAGTCACAGCGCACTTGTTGGTAACACCCTTCACTGGCTCATCACCACAAATAGCATACTTGAGTTTGATTTGGTCGCACAGACGTTAGCTGTGACCAAGAGGCCTCTTGGTGCTCCTCCTCGCCATGACAATGTTCAGATCACCCGGTCAGAGGATGGTGGTGTTGGCTTTGCTGCTTTGACCGGTTCTCGCTATGACCCTTGCTTGCAAATGTGGGACAGGAAGGTCGATTCAGATGGAGCTGCCACATGGGTGTTGCGCAAGACTGTTGAACTGCAGAAGATTCTTGGATTGGACTCTATGATTGAGAAGAAGAAAGCATCTATACTGCACTATTTGGATGATGTTCACGCAATCTTTTTGAGGGTGGATTCATCTGTCTACATGGTCCAGCTTGAGTCAATGCAGTCCAAGGAACTTTTCAAAAGCATCCATAATTGCATCTATCGTCATTTCACAAGTTTCTGGACCGAAG GTGTCTTTAGCAGTTTGAGGCCGAAGCAGCTTATCACTCAATGA